Proteins from a single region of Psychrobium sp. MM17-31:
- a CDS encoding urate hydroxylase PuuD gives MDPYITEWLNLILRFAHVITGIAWIGASFYFVWLDNHLEKPPQWKSDKGIGGDLWAIHGGGFYEVAKYKHAPEQMPKLLHWFKWEAYSTWLTGFVLLALMFYLGAETYLIDPSVSDISPALAITIGLASIAGGWLVYDLLCRTKLSEHGVVLGIILMVLICGLSYVLSQTFSARGAFMHVGAVVGTIMAGNVFFTIMPSQRALVSSVEKGEPVDPSWGAKAKLRSTHNTYATLPLIFIMISNHYPMIFNHQYNWAVLMVIFIITAAIRQYFVARHKGNENKMVLVAAALLTVALMIAIAPKKIETSAQTPQNTIEVAQVKSIINERCTACHSKKNTDQIFTVAQGGVILDTLDDMKRWAPRIQARAIDAKDMPFINKTKMTGEERSYIAQWIAQGANVK, from the coding sequence ATGGATCCTTATATTACTGAATGGCTAAACCTGATATTGAGGTTTGCCCACGTGATTACGGGTATAGCATGGATAGGTGCATCCTTTTATTTTGTGTGGCTGGATAATCATCTGGAAAAACCGCCACAATGGAAGAGTGACAAAGGCATAGGGGGAGATCTCTGGGCCATTCACGGTGGTGGCTTTTACGAAGTCGCCAAATACAAACACGCGCCAGAGCAAATGCCCAAACTGCTCCACTGGTTTAAATGGGAAGCCTACAGCACCTGGCTAACAGGCTTCGTCTTATTAGCACTGATGTTTTATCTCGGTGCTGAAACCTATCTTATCGATCCGTCGGTATCTGACATCTCGCCAGCATTGGCTATCACTATTGGCCTTGCAAGTATCGCAGGTGGCTGGTTAGTTTACGACTTACTATGCCGCACTAAACTCAGTGAGCACGGTGTCGTTCTTGGCATCATCTTAATGGTGCTGATCTGTGGTCTCTCTTACGTCCTATCACAAACCTTTAGCGCACGTGGCGCATTCATGCACGTTGGCGCTGTGGTCGGTACTATCATGGCAGGTAATGTGTTCTTCACCATTATGCCCTCGCAACGCGCCTTGGTCAGTAGTGTTGAAAAGGGCGAACCTGTAGATCCTAGCTGGGGAGCCAAAGCTAAATTGCGCTCAACCCACAATACCTATGCAACACTGCCTTTGATCTTCATAATGATCAGCAATCACTATCCTATGATCTTTAATCATCAATACAATTGGGCTGTGTTGATGGTGATCTTTATTATCACTGCCGCCATTAGACAATACTTCGTAGCAAGACATAAAGGTAATGAAAATAAGATGGTATTAGTAGCCGCTGCGCTATTAACTGTTGCGCTGATGATCGCTATTGCGCCTAAGAAAATAGAGACAAGCGCGCAAACACCGCAAAATACTATTGAAGTAGCACAGGTTAAAAGCATCATTAACGAACGTTGCACCGCATGTCATTCTAAAAAGAATACCGATCAAATCTTTACCGTGGCTCAAGGCGGTGTGATCTTAGATACCTTAGATGATATGAAACGCTGGGCACCACGTATTCAAGCTCGTGCAATAGACGCTAAGGATATGCCCTTTATTAATAAGACGAAGATGACGGGTGAAGAACGTAGCTATATAGCGCAATGGATCGCTCAAGGCGCTAACGTTAAATAA